CAGGGCAGGGCCAGCACCTCGAAGCGGGCCGGTGGCGTCCACCCTCCGGCCGCGGCGACGAAGCGCTTCAGGGCCGCCGCCCAACCCCGGCCGCCGTCGTCGGTGGCCTCCTCGAGGGTCAGCGCCACCAGATCGGTGCCCCGGCTCCAGGCGCTGGCATCGGTCGATCGGCCGTCTCGCTCCAGCACCCGCTCGGCGTAGCGCGCGCTCGCCGGACGGGCACGGACGGAATCCGTCGGCGCCGGAAGCGGGGGCGCCGCCACGGTTCCCGTGCGAGCGGCCGCGTGCATCCGGGCCAGGTCGCCGATCACCGGCAACTGCGGATCGCCGTTGCCCACGACCGCGTTGCGCACCGCGACGGGCGTGACGATCACGGTCCAGCCGACCACCACCCACAACAGGGTCCACGCGAAGCCCCGGCGCCGGAACCGGTTGCTGGTGGCGGGAAGCCATGCGACGGCAGCGATCGCCCAGAGCAGACCACCCCCGCTGAACAGGGTGAGCAGTCCGGCGTACAGACCGATCCGCAGGGCGAGCTTCGGCTCGCGCCGACGCGCGGTGCGCATCATCGCGCCGGCCACCAGGATCGCCAACGCCGCCTGCCATCCCTCGACGCCGGGCACCTCGAACACGGCCACTGCGGGCGCGGCCACCGCCCACAGCCCGGCCCCCAGCACCGCGGCGTCGAAATCGAGCCAGCGTTCGCCGAGCCGCAGGAGCGTGATCACCACGATCGCCGTGGCCACCAGCTCGACGACGAGCAGGAACAGCCACTGCCGGTTCAGGACCTCGCTGATCGCGAGGATCAGATCGGGCAGAGGTGGATCGATCCACGGCCACCGCGGCGACAGGAGGAAGTCGGGCAGAGAGACCGGCGCGTCGGGAGCCGACTCGCCGGAACGCAACTGGGTGAGAACGCGGAGTCCACCCGCGAGCAGAACGAGCGCGAGCGTCGTCACGACCCGCGTGCTCGACGACACGGCTCCGGCCTGGAGCTCCTGCGCGCGCATGGGCGCCTTTCGTCGGTGTCGCTCCCGGTCCTGCCGGGAGCTGCGATCAGTAGGCCCGGGCGAACACCACGCGCTGTTCACTGGGCTCGCCGGTGACCATGCACCGGCCCGGCTCGGCGTCCGCGGGATCGAGCGGCTGCAGCGGGATGCACCGGATGGTGGCCTTGGTCTCCTGCTGGATCCGTTCCTCGGTCTCTCCGGTGCCGTCCCAGTGGGCCAGGATGAATCCGCCCTCGCTGTCGAGACACTCCTCGAACTCGTCGTAGGTGTCCACGCGGTGGGTGTTGGCGTTGCGGAAGTCGAGCGCGCGCTGGTAGACGTCACGCTGCACGGTCTCGAGCAGGCCCTTCGCCTCGGCCACGAGGACTTCGACCTTCTTCTGTTCCTTGGTCCCGGTGGCCCGGTTGGCCAGGCGCACCTCGCCCTTCGCCACGTCCTTCGGGCCGACCTCGACGCGCAGGGGCACGCCCTTCAGCTCCCACTCGGCGAACTTGAAGCCGGGGCGCATCTGGTCGCGGTCGTCGAGCTTCGTGCGTACGCCCACGTCCTTCAGGCGCTGCTCGATCGCAACGGCTGCCTCGACCACGGTCGACCGTTCCTCGTCACCCTTGTAGATCGGCACCACCACGGCCTGCACCGGGGCGATCCGCGGCGGGAGCACCAGGCCGGCGTCGTCGCCGTGCGCCATCACGAGTGCGCCGATCAGGCGCGTGGACACCCCCCAGCTCGTGGCCCACACGAACTCGCGTTCGCCCTCGGCGTTGTTGAAGGTCACGTCGAAGGCCTTCGCGAAGTTCTGACCGAGGTTGTGCGACGTGCCGGCCTGCAGGGCCTTCTTGTCGCCCATGAGGGCTTCGATGCAGTAGGTGCGCACCGCGCCTGCGAACTTCTCGCGATCGGTCTTCAGACCGGTGAGCACGGGCATGGCCATGAAGTCCTCGGCAAAGGTACGGTAGACCTCGAGCATGCGTAGGGTCTCCTCCTGCGCCTCCTCGGCCGTGGCGTGGGCCGTGTGACCTTCCTGCCAGAGGAACTCGGTGGTGCGCAGGAACAGACGCGTGCGCAGCTCCCAGCGCATGACGTTCGCCCACTGGTTGAGCAGGATCGGCAGGTCACGGTAGCTGCTGATCCACTTGCGCAGGGAGTCCCAGATGATGGTTTCGCTGGTCGGGCGGATCACGTAGGGCTCTTCGAGTTCCTTGCCGCCGGCGTGTGTGACCACGGCCAGCTCCGGTGCGAAGCCCTCGACGTGCTCGGCTTCCTTGTTGATGAAGTTCTGCGGGATCAACAGTGGGAAGTAGGCGTTGACGTGTCCCGTCTCCTTGAACATGCGATCGAGCTCGCCCTGCATGTTCTCCCACAGCGCATAGCCGTAGGGCTTGATGATCATACAGCCCTTCACCGGCGCGTAGTCGGCCAGGTCGCCGCGCTGGACGACCTCCTGGTACCAGCGAGGATAGTCTGCGGACTGTTTGGTGAGCCAGTCGGCCATGGCGACCTCGGGATGTCGGACGGAGAGGCGGGAACGGAACGTCGCCGCACGCCGGATCCGGCGCGCGGCGAACGGCGAAGGTAGCACGCGGACGGGGGCCCGGCAACGGCCCCGCGACGAGGGTCAGACGCAGCCGTCGATGGCCCGGGCCAGGTCGAAGTCGAGCTCGGTGAGCCCCCCGGCATCGTGGGTGGACAGCGCGATCTCGACGCCGTTGTACACGTTGCTCCAGTCCGGGTGGTGGTCGCGCTTCTCGGCGTGCAGGGCCACGCGGCTCATGAAGCCGAAGGCAGCGGTGAAATCGTCGAAGCGGAAGCTCCGGCGGATGGTGTCGCCGTCGCGGGACCATTCGGGAACGGTCTCCAGGGCCTTCGCGATGGCGGCGTCGTCGAGCTTGCTCGGGCGGGGCATGGCGGCCTCCGTGCGGGGGATGTTCGTGCGCACTTCCTAAGCCGTGCTGCGGTGACCCGCCACGAGAACGGGGCGGATCCCGACGGACCCGCCCCTCCCCGGCAACCAACGGGGGATTCCCGAGTCTACTGTGCCATGAGCATCTTCTGGGTCGAGGCGAAGTCCTCGGACCGCATACGCGCGAAGTACACCCCGCTGGCCACGGTCCGTCCGCTGGTGTCGCGTCCGTCCCAGACCACCTCGTGATGGCCCGCGGGCATGGGCTCGTCGACCAGTGTGACCACGGCCCGACCGCGGGCGTCGTACACGCGCAATTGCACCGGGGCGGTACGCGGCACCGCGAAGCGGATCAGGGTCCGCGGGTTGAAGGGGTTCGGCACGTTGCGCTCGAGCGCGAAGGTGGTGGGTCCGCGCAGGTCGGCCGGCACATCGGTCGCCACCGCGTTCCACGTGAAGCCGGCCGCGACCAGGGCGTTCTGACCGTCGGGGTTCTCGACGACCACGTCCCACGTGCCGCGGTCGGCGGGCTCGGCCGTGAAGGTGGCGAGCACGCGATCGGTGTCGAGCCACTCGACCTCGGTCGCCTCGATCGCCGGATCGCCCGAGCGGATCATCCGTACCGTGGCACCGTGGGCGATCCGATCGGCTCCCTCGAGCGCGACCGTGATCGTCGAGCCGTCGGCCTGCGCCGTGGCCGGCTGGACGCCCGCGAACACCGGTGCCGGATTTCCGGCCCGCCACGCGACCTGCACGGTATCGCCGACGTCGTTCATGCTCAGGATGGAGATCGCCGTGGGCATCCCGTCGTTCGACCCGGTGCCGGGAGTGGTCGAGCCGTCGAAACTCGACAACAGGCCCGGCCACGGATCTCCCTCGTCACCGCGGTTCGCGGATCCCAGGGCGAGCAGGTTGTAGGCACCGTCGGCCTCCTCCACCACGATGCCACGGGCGGCGGCATCGTCGGTCCCACCGCTGTTGCCGTACCGCGACTTCATCACCGCGTCGTCCACGTGGTAGATCAGCAGGCCCTCGGCCTTGAGATTCACGTCGAATCCACGACGGCGGCGGTTCTCCACGAGCCAGTACTCGTCGACCGGATTGTCGGTCTCGTTGCGCGGGCAGTACCACCCCTCGCGATGTTCCTCGAAGTCGGCCGCGTACGACTCGCCCCCACCGACGACCGAGACCTCGTCGAAGGCGAAGGCCGCGCAGCTCGACGCGTAGGCACCGTCCTCGTTCGAGAAGGCCGTGTCCGACCGGAAGCGGAACTTCACGCGGTAGTCGACCGGGCCGGAGCCGAGCAGAGCGGTGAGATCGTGCGTAGCGGTTCCGCTGCTCGTCCAGTCGTAGACGTCGAGCTGGGCCTCCACACCGTCGACCTCCACGATCGCGAAGACGAAGTCGAAGCCTCCTTCGGTGTCGACGGCGTAGTCGTAGCTCAGCGTCACCGGGCCGTTGCCGTCGTAGTGGAAGTCACGCGCCACCGTCTCGACCCAGCGATTGCCGTAGCCCTTCGGCTCGACCCATCCACGAGCGGTGCTCTCGTCGAGAGTCGCCCCCAGGGCCATGGATGCGTCTCCGGCGATCGCGCAGTCGGTCCGGACCCGCCAGCGGTCGTGGTCGAAGGGCAAGCGGTACACGGTGTCCGAATCGAACACCGGCGCGACGTCGGTCACGACGGGCTCGGGGCCGATGTCGATCACGTCCACCCAGCCGAGCTCGGCCTTGGTCCACGCGCTCATGTGCGCGGGAGACTCGGGGCGGTTCCAGTTCCCCGACGCCATCAGGCACCAGTGGCCCACGCCGTTGGCGCCACCGCCGTTCGTGTCGTAGAGATCGGGAAGGCCGAAGGCGTGGCCGAACTCGTGGCAGAACACGCCGATCTGGATCATGTCGACTCCGTTGCAGTCGAGCCCGGGCTGCATGACGTAGTCGTCGATGACGATCGGTTCGCCGCTCGGTGAGAGGTCGTTGGTCTGCAGGGGCACCTGGGCCCACGCCGGGTACCGCCAGCGATGGCTCCAGATGTGCGGATTGTCGCCACCGCACTCCCCCCCGAAGGCGGGGTGCACGAAGGCCACGAAGTCGACCCGACCGTCGTCGTCACCGCTGTTGGGGATTCCGTCGGGACCGTCGTTGTCGAACTGACCGAAGTCCACGGTGGCATCGTGCGCGGTGATCGTCTCGGCGATCAGTTCTCCGATCTTCGCGTCGGCCGGACTCAGCCCGTTCGACGCGCCGGCGTAGTAGCTCTCGTCCTCGTTCAACTGCGTCCAGCCGATCACCTGTCCGCCGACACTCGCGCGACCACCGCTGATCTCATGGTAGAAGTCGGTGAGGCTGGCCCCCTGGGCGTCGAACAGGCGCTGCTCGAGGTCCGCGGGATTCCAGGGCACGGTGTCGGTGTCCGCGAAGCTCACGGTGAACACGGGCACCGAGTAGTTCCCGCTGACCGCGGTCTGCGCTCCACGGGCCAGGGCGCCGTCGGCCAGCGCTGCCCGCGCCGCCGCCGCGCGCTCGGCCACCCCGATCCAGGCGTGGCCGAAGGAGAAGGCGCGGGGGTCCCGCTCCATGAGCTCCCGCGCGGCGGGAGGCAGCTCGACACCGGGTCGAGGCGCGCACAACTGCGCCATCGAACCCGACGACTGGGTCAGGATCGTCAGCAGAACCGCGAATGTGGTGGCGATGACGGGCCGTCGCATGGAGCCTCCGGAAACTTCGGGACCTGACGACGAACACACACCGACCGAGGCACTGCACAGAACTGCAGTCGGCGCGCCACACGTCGCGTTCCGGGTCGCGGTCGAACACGGAACGGGGCTTCGGAGACGGGGGCCATGGGGGTTCTACTGTCCCAACAGGCGTGCGTCTAGATTCGCACACGAAGGGTGGCCGTGACCAGTGTCAGTCGAGCGTCGTCCTCTTCGTCCCGGTGTGATTCCGGCTCGTCGCTCAGGAACAGTTCGACCGATGTCGAAGCGCTGATCCGGTAGCTGGCCAGTACAGTGCTTCTCAGGAACCAGTAGTCACTGTACAGGTCCAGGCCGCCACCGAGGGGCTCGCGGTAGTCCCGATGCCCCAGTTCCTCGCTCACCGACAGGAAGAGACGGTCTCCGCCGAAGCCGTCGAACGAGACCACCAGGCTCGGCTGGACGTACTCGTCCTCGTTGGGCGCGGGGGCACTCAGCCAGCTCAGACGAGGCTCCACGCTCCACTCCCAGGTGCTCCAGCGGCGCGCGACGGCGACGCCCGTCCGGCCCAGGGCGAGGTCGTAGTACGCATCGCGGCTCTCGTCGTAGTCCAGCCACTCCATGGCGGAGCGCCATCGCAGCTCCCAGTCCTCGTCGACTCGCAGGCGCACCTCGGGCTCGACCACCAGATTCAGCAGCGAGCTGCGCTGTTCCTCGTCGTCGTACACGCGGCGCTCGATCCAGTGCACCAGAGCCAGTCGCCAGGGCCCGGCCGTGTCGTGGGACCATTCGGCGAGCCCGAACCACCGGTCGTAGGCGAAGAGCGCCGGTCCCACCTCCTGTCCTTCTTCCGAGGTCGACGCGAAGTCGTCGACCGATCGACGACCGAGACCGATCTCCAGATCGAGCCACTGGCCCAGGCCTCCCCGCAGCTGACTCGTGAGGGCGAGATCGAAGCGTTCGTTGTCGATCTCGAACTCACCGGGATCCTCGTAGCGCGTCACCCGGCCTCGAGTGCGCAGACCGACTTCCCAGCCCTGGTGGGCCGCCCAACGCCAGTGCGCACGGAGCCGTCCTTCGCCGACGTCCGAGCTCAGCGCGTAGTCGGTGTCGTCGCGGAAGCGACGCCCCTCGAAGTCCAACTGGAGGTCGAGGCGTTGGACCTCGTCGCGCAGATCCACGTCGAAGGTCGCGTCGCCACGCCAGGTGTCGGTGCCGGCCGAGAAACGGGTGCGGAGGTCGGCGCCGCGATCACGGTCGCCCACCCGCAGTCCGAACTCCGCGGCACCGCGCAGCTCGGTGAACACGTCGGTCTCGGTGCGCAGCGTGCTCTCGTCGCTGAGCAGCGACTCGCTGGCGAACTCGGTCAGGCGGTAGATCTGGGCGAAGCTGTCGACGCCGAACTCGAAGGTCGCACGGGGCTGCCACCGCACCTCGGCCGGGACCTCCGACGCGGCCAACGTGGTCAGCAGGAACAAGGGCAGGATCGGGCGCACGTCGACACGGGGCGGGAAGGGGGCCCTCCCGCCGAACCCCGGTCGGCGGGAAGCCGTGGACACGACCTCGTGGCGCGTCGAGGTCTAGCCGCGGCCTCGGCCGACCTGGCGTTGCAGCCGGGCCAGCAGATCGGCGGCGGCGCGGATGTGCTGCTGGGCACGTGACTCGTCGTCGTCCTCCAGTGCCCGTCGGGCCCTGTCCCGCGCCTCGGCCGCCTGCCGCAGGAGACGGACGGCGGGATCGGGGAGGTCGTTCCCGAAGCGATCGCGGATCCGTTCGATCTGGGCATCGAGGCGGTCCAGGGCTCGCTCGGTGCGGCTGCCGGCCCGCGAGCCGGACCGCTCGGCTTCGTCCATCACGCGACGGGCGGTCAGGATCTGCTGCGCGCTCTCCCGTGGGCGACCGTTGCGGAGGGCGACCGCGGCGCGTTCGAGCAGACGTTCGAGGATCTTCGCCTCGGCCTCGGCCACGAGTCCCCCACCGCGCATGCGCTCGAACCGCTCCCGTGCCCGCTGCAGCGATGCCGCCACCCGCTCGGTGTCCGGGGCATCGCCCTCACGCTCGCGCAGCGTCTGCAGCACGGTCAGCGCGTTCTGGGCCAACCGCAGCGCCTGTTCGAAGCGACCGTCGCGCCACTGGAACCCCGCGCGATCGATGAGTTGCGCAGCCTGCGCCCGGAGACGCTCGTCGCCACCGTCGGCGCGTTCGAGCTGCTGCCGCGCGCGCTCCAGGGTGCGCCGCGCGTTCTCCTCCTGGCTCAGGTCCTCCCTCAACTGACGAGCCGCCCGCGTGGTCAGGTCCCGCGCACGCAGCGTGAAGGTGAGACTGTTGCGCAGGTGCAGGTTCGCCTGCGGGCTCAGGGCGGTGTCGCCGGACTCGCGGAAGGCGTCCTCGGCCGCGCGCAGGGCCTCCTTGGCCCGCACCTGGATCCGCCGCGCCTGGTCCACGAGCTCTCGGACAGCAGGGAGGTTCGACTGCGTGGCGCGCCCGTTGATCTCGACCCACAGGTCCTGGGTGCGCTCGAGTTCACGCTCTACCCTGCTGTGGCGCTCCAGGAATCCCCGGAACTCGAAGCTCTGCGCGTCGGACGACCCCGCGGATCCCACGAGGACCACGACGCACGCGACCAGCGACAGCGTCCGGGACGCGATCCGGCGGGAGGAGAGGCAGCGGTGATGGTGTCGTCGGCGGACCATGATGAACCTCGTCGGGTGATCCCCAGGTACATCGAAGGGGGATGCACGGTCCGTTCCCGGCGCCGGAAGCGTCCGGACCCGGCCCGGCCGAGGTGACAAATCCTTCGTCGGCAACAGTTTGCGGGATGCACCGCCCGGGATCAACGTCGGGGAAGGTCGAGCGGACGGGCTCACGGTGTCCCTCAGCGTACAAGCGTGTCCCCTGGGGGGCGCCCCGATGCGGATCAGGTCCCCGGATCGTCGATCGGAATCCTCAGCCGCTCCATCCTCGAGTAGAGGGCACGCCGGGTCAGGCCGAGCATCTCGGCCGCCTGGGTCTTGTTTCCCGCGGCCCGCCGCAGGGCGAGACGGATCAGACGACGCTCGTGCTCCTCGAGGTTCAGGTCGACGGGCTCGTCGCCGACCTTCGCACCCGATCCGCGCGAACGCGGGAGCACCACGTGTTCGGGCCGAAGCGCCGTGTCGCCGGCGAGGATGTGCGCACGCTCGAGCGTGTTGCGCAGCTCGCGGACGTTTCCGGGCCACGAGTGCGCCCGCAGCGCTCGGAGCACTTCCGGCGAGAGTCGCTCGTCACGTCGGCCGAGATCGGTCATCAGGCGCGCGGCGACGATCTCGATGTCTTCGAGTCGATCGCGCAGCGCCGGCAGGTCGACCGGGAACACGTTGAAGCGGTAGTAGAGATCCTCGCGGAAGTCGCCGTCGTCGATCAACCGCTCGAGGTCCTTGTTCGTGGCCGCCACGATCCGCACGTCGACCTCGATCTCGCTGCGCCCCCCCACGGGGATGAACTTCCGTTCCTCGAGCGCACGCAGAAGCTTGCTCTGCACGCCGGCATTCGCCTCGCCGAGCTCGTCGAGGAAGATCGTCCCACCGTGCGCGAGCTCGAAGAACCCCTTCTTGTCCTGGTCGGCGCCCGTGAAGGCCCCCTTGGTGTAACCGAACAACTCGCTCTCGAGCAGCGAATCGGGGATCGCCGCGCAGTTCACCGGCACGAAGGGCCCGCCGGCGCGCTGGCTGTGCCGGTGGATGGCCTTGGCGCACAGCTCCTTGCCCGTGCCGCTCTCGCCGCGGATGAGCACCGTGGCGTCGGTGGGCGCCACGCGGAGGATCAACTCCTTCACCTGGTGCATGGCCGGACTCTCGCCGACCATGTCCCACTTCTCGGCCGTGCGTGTGTGCAGTTCGCGCTGACGCGCCTGCGCCGTCTTCATCTCGCTCTGCTGCACGAGCCGATCGGCGAGCAGGTTCAGCTCGTCGAGGTCGACCGGTTTGTTCAGGTAGTGCGCCGCACCGGCCTTCATCGCCGCGACCGCGGTCTCGACCTCACCGTAGGCGGTCATCATGACCACGGCCGTCTGCGGCCGACCGGCCTTGATGCGCTGCAGGAGTTCCATGCCGTCGATCGGGTCCATCCGGTGGTCGGTGAACACGATGTCGGCGGGGGCTTCGTCCAGTTCCGCGAGGGCCTGGCGGCCGTTCGCAGCGGTGCGGACGTCGTGTCCGCGTCGGCCGAGGGATCGCGCGACCACGTCGCACATGCGCTGTTCGTCGTCCACCACCAGGATCCGGGCCACGTCAGTCCTCCTGCGCGACGTCGACCGAGCGGACGTCGTCGGGGACGGGAAGATCCACCGTGAAGGTACTGCCCCGTCCGGGTTCGGTCTCGAGCTCGATCCGGCCCCCGTGGTCCTCGACGATCCGCTGGACCACGTGGAGTCCGAGTCCCGAACCCTTCTCCTTGCTGGTGACGAAGGGCTCGAAGATATCCTGCGCCCGTGCAGGGTCCATGCCGGTGCCGGTGTCCCGCACATGCAGCGCGACGCGACCGTCCACCGAGTCGAGTCGCAGGTCGAGCGTACCACCCTCGGGCATGGCCTGCACCGCGTTCAGTACGAGGTTCAGGACGACCTGTTGCAGACGGCGTGGATCGGCCCACAGCGCCAGCCGATCGACGGAGTCCAGGTTGGACCTCACCGCCACCCCCGCGCTCTGCAGGTCGCGCTCGACCAACTTCAGCGTCCGTCGTACCAGCCGCACCAGATCCACGGTCTCGGGGCGAAGGGGCGCGTCCCTGGCGAACTCGAGGTAACCGGTCAGCGTCTCGTTCAGTCGATCGACCTCTTCGGGAATGTAGCGGACGAGGTCGCTGTCGACGCCGGCATCGTCGAGTTCCTCGCGCAACAACTGCGCGGTGTTCTTGATGATCCCCAGGGGATTCCGGATCTCGTGGGCGATTCCCGCCGCCATTCGGCCCATCGCACCCAGTTGTTCGCTGCGTGCCAGGGCCGCGTGCGCACGGGCGAGCCGCTGGGCGTAGAACAGATACACGGCGACCGCCGTCGTCAGGAGCACCACGAGAGCGACACCGACGAACACCAGGGTTCCCCGCAGCGTGCGCAGGGTGTCGAAGAAGTCCGGAGCGGCGTGGACCGCGACGTGGCCGAGCAATTCCGCCTCGGAGCCACCGGAATCCAGGATCGGCCAGAACGCCGCCTTCAGGTACTCGTCCTGCTCGGTCGCGCGGGTGGGCAGATGAACCGGTTCGAGCGACGACAGGGCCAGGAAGGCTTCGCCGAACAGGAAGTCGTCGGGGCTGCCCGGTGTCCGCAGACCGGAGGTGTCGAGGAGAACCGTGCCCTCGAAGGAATACACGACGACGTAGTTGACGTCACGCCGCAGAGCCAGGTCCGTCAGGTGCGCCCGGAGACCGGCCGGCCGCAGGGGATCAAGGTCCTCTCCCTCGAGAGTCCACTGCGTCAGACTCTCGGGCGCCGCCGTGGCCGCGACCTCCTCGGCGATCAGCAGGAGGCGCTCGCCCATCTCGCGGTCGAGTGCTTCGCGACTGCGCTCGTAGATGGTCCAGAGCCCCGCGCCCGAAGCGATCGCCACGAGCACACCCAGGGTCAGGGCGCCCAGGACCTGCGCCCGCCGCCCGGGCACACCCGGATCAGCCGAGCGCCTGGGTCTGATCCGCGGCATGATAGGAGCTGCGTACGAAGGGACCCGACTCGACCCACGCGATGCCGGCGCGACGACCACGCTCGGCGATGCGATCGAAGTCCTCGGGATCGTAGAACCGCTCCACGCGGTGGTGTCTCGCCGAAGGCTGCAGGTACTGCCCCACGGTGAGGATGTCCGCACCCGCGCCGGCCACGTCGTCGAACAGGCGGTCGAGTTCGTCTTCGGTCTCTCCCAGACCGACCATGATTCCTGTCTTCACCAGTGGCCGCGGGCGATGCATGTGCGCCCGACGAAGCACCTCCAGGGAACCGCGGTAGCTCGAGCGGGGGCGCACGCCGGCGTACAGGCCCTCGACCGTCTCGAGGTTGTGCGCGAAGACGTCGGCGCCGACGGCCAGCACCGCTTCGAGCGCGCCGACCTTGTCGCGGAAGTCGGGCGCGAGCAGTTCGATCTTCGTGTCGGGACACTGGTCCCGCAGACGCTCCACGAGGTCGACGAACACCGCGGCCCCACCGTCGTCCAGGTCGTCGCGATCGACGGAGGTGATCACCACGTGGTCCAGCCCGATCTCCTGCACCGCGTCGACCAGGCGGCGCGGCTCGTCACGATCGACCTCGCCCGTCCACCCGTAACCCACGTCACAGAAGGTGCAACGCCGGGTGCACTGGTGGCCCAGGATCAGGAAGGTGGCGGTCCGTGCGTTCCAGCACTCGCCGATGTTGGGACACCTGGCCTCTTCGCAGATCGTGTTCAGCCCCTGCTCGCGGAACAGACGCTTGAGTTCGAAGTAGTCCTTGCCCGTTCGCGAGCGCATGGTCAGCCACGAGGGCTTGCCCCGCCGCGGATCGCCCATGCGGTGCTTGCGCCGAAGGGGGCGCGGGGCGGGATCGGACTCGGCAGTGGATCGACGCACGGTGGCCTCGTTCGGGGGCGGAATCGGCGGCCCGGGGCCACGATCACATCTGAACCCTGGCAATCCGGCCGACGATCGTGGATGGTGCGCACGGTAGTCCAGGCCCTGGACATTGACAAGACGGCCCCTGCGGCCGCAGCGCCGAGCCACCATGGATTCCTTCGCGACCGAATGGGGTCAGATCGTCGTCCTGGCCGTCGTGGGCTTCGTGGCCGGCTTCATGAACGTGTTCGCCGGCGGGGGCTCGCTGCTGACGCTGCCGATCATGCTGTGGCTCGGAATGCCCGCGCCGGTGGCCAATGCCACCAACCGCATCGGTCTGATCACCCAGAACATCGCCGCCACCACCGCCTTCCATCAGGGACACGTGCTGCCCCTGGGGACGGTGCTGAGATTGTCGCTCGTGGTGATCCCGGGATCGCTCCTGGGCGCCTGGCTGGCGATCGACATCGACGAGACCCTCTTCCGTCGGATCCTCGTCGGTGTCATGCTGGTTTCGCTGTGGGCGATCCTGCGCAGGAAGCCCGCGCGCGAGGTCTGGAAGCCGCGGACCGACGGGGTCACCTGGCAACTCGTACTCAGCTTCCTCGGCATGGGATTGTACGCGGGCTTCATCCAGGCGGGCCTGGGCTTCGTGATCATCGCGGTGCTCACCTCGGTCGGCCACTTCGACCTGATCCGGACGAACGCGATCAAGGTCGCGACCGTGCTGATCGCCCAACTGGTGGCCTTGACGGTCTTCGGACTGACCGGGACCGTGGACTGGGCCGCCGGGGCGGCGCTCGCCCTGGGCAGCACCACGGGTGCCTGGTCGGCTGCCCACGTCCAGCTCGCACAGGGGGCGCTGTGGGTGCGCCGGGTGGTGGTCGCCCTGCTGGTACTGTTCACCCTGCGCCTGGTGTACGAAGGATTCGTGGCGGGAGTGTGATGGCTTCGAAGCGTTCGACCGGTGTGGTTCTCTGGATCCTCGCCCTCTTGATCATGCTGGCCGCGGCCACCTACCAACGCCGTACGGGACCGACCTACCCCCTGGACGTGACGGTCGACGTC
This region of Candidatus Krumholzibacteriia bacterium genomic DNA includes:
- the lipA gene encoding lipoyl synthase — protein: MRRSTAESDPAPRPLRRKHRMGDPRRGKPSWLTMRSRTGKDYFELKRLFREQGLNTICEEARCPNIGECWNARTATFLILGHQCTRRCTFCDVGYGWTGEVDRDEPRRLVDAVQEIGLDHVVITSVDRDDLDDGGAAVFVDLVERLRDQCPDTKIELLAPDFRDKVGALEAVLAVGADVFAHNLETVEGLYAGVRPRSSYRGSLEVLRRAHMHRPRPLVKTGIMVGLGETEDELDRLFDDVAGAGADILTVGQYLQPSARHHRVERFYDPEDFDRIAERGRRAGIAWVESGPFVRSSYHAADQTQALG
- a CDS encoding sulfite exporter TauE/SafE family protein; amino-acid sequence: MDSFATEWGQIVVLAVVGFVAGFMNVFAGGGSLLTLPIMLWLGMPAPVANATNRIGLITQNIAATTAFHQGHVLPLGTVLRLSLVVIPGSLLGAWLAIDIDETLFRRILVGVMLVSLWAILRRKPAREVWKPRTDGVTWQLVLSFLGMGLYAGFIQAGLGFVIIAVLTSVGHFDLIRTNAIKVATVLIAQLVALTVFGLTGTVDWAAGAALALGSTTGAWSAAHVQLAQGALWVRRVVVALLVLFTLRLVYEGFVAGV